A genomic window from Etheostoma spectabile isolate EspeVRDwgs_2016 chromosome 13, UIUC_Espe_1.0, whole genome shotgun sequence includes:
- the LOC116700640 gene encoding mannose-P-dolichol utilization defect 1 protein isoform X2, translating to MATSPVKDFLVTYVMPEKCYERIFVSFYINGPCLKFIMSRAVGLWILLDTFLAQLLQLLTILWRGSADGLSLSSVLLQLYAFSCPVVYAIANNFPLFAWGERLFALAQTAAIVFLILHYRGETLKAAAAVSVMHTSSLAALIASKVLQAGTNYRNGHTGQLSTLSVLLSWAASLGVIFVSLQETESLFATLSHTVSACLSGILLIQVLCYRRNTATSRKKNE from the exons ATGGCCACGTCTCCCGTCAAAGACTTCCTGGTTACCTATGTAATGCCAGAAAAATGTTACGAGAggatttttgtcagtttttacaTTAACG GGCCTTGCCTAAAGTTCATCATGAGCAGAGCTGTCGGGTTATGGATCTTACTGGACACTTTCCTGG CACAGCTGCTTCAGCTGTTGACGATACTGTGGAGAGGAAGTGCAGATGGCCTGAGTCTGTCCTCTGTGCTGCTGCAACTATATGCTTTCTCATGTCCTGTTGTGTACGCCATAGCCAACAACTTCCCACTCTT TGCCTGGGGTGAGAGGCTCTTTGCCTTGGCCCAGACTGCAGCGATTGTCTTCCTCATCCTGCATTATCGTGGTGAAACACTAAAag CAGCGGCAGCTGTCTCAGTGATGCACACCTCAAGTTTGGCAGCTTTAATTGCAAGCAAG GTTCTTCAGGCTGGAACCAACTACCGTAACGGCCATACAGGCCAACTGTCAACTCTGTCTGTGTTACTATCGTGGGCAGCGTCTCTGGGTGTGAtctttgtgtctctgcag GAGACCGAAAGCTTGTTTGCCACTCTGTCACACACAGTGTCAGCCTGTCTCAGCGGGATCCTCCTGATCCAGGTCCTCTGCTACAGGCGCAACACCGCCACCTCTAGAAAGAAGAATGAGTAG
- the LOC116700640 gene encoding mannose-P-dolichol utilization defect 1 protein isoform X1: protein MATSPVKDFLVTYVMPEKCYERIFVSFYINGPCLKFIMSRAVGLWILLDTFLAQLLQLLTILWRGSADGLSLSSVLLQLYAFSCPVVYAIANNFPLFAWGERLFALAQTAAIVFLILHYRGETLKGMLVLLAYGCLMLLLGSYAAAAAVSVMHTSSLAALIASKVLQAGTNYRNGHTGQLSTLSVLLSWAASLGVIFVSLQETESLFATLSHTVSACLSGILLIQVLCYRRNTATSRKKNE, encoded by the exons ATGGCCACGTCTCCCGTCAAAGACTTCCTGGTTACCTATGTAATGCCAGAAAAATGTTACGAGAggatttttgtcagtttttacaTTAACG GGCCTTGCCTAAAGTTCATCATGAGCAGAGCTGTCGGGTTATGGATCTTACTGGACACTTTCCTGG CACAGCTGCTTCAGCTGTTGACGATACTGTGGAGAGGAAGTGCAGATGGCCTGAGTCTGTCCTCTGTGCTGCTGCAACTATATGCTTTCTCATGTCCTGTTGTGTACGCCATAGCCAACAACTTCCCACTCTT TGCCTGGGGTGAGAGGCTCTTTGCCTTGGCCCAGACTGCAGCGATTGTCTTCCTCATCCTGCATTATCGTGGTGAAACACTAAAag GCATGTTGGTCCTCTTGGCTTACGGGTGTCTAATGCTCCTTCTGGGCTCCTACGCAGCAGCGGCAGCTGTCTCAGTGATGCACACCTCAAGTTTGGCAGCTTTAATTGCAAGCAAG GTTCTTCAGGCTGGAACCAACTACCGTAACGGCCATACAGGCCAACTGTCAACTCTGTCTGTGTTACTATCGTGGGCAGCGTCTCTGGGTGTGAtctttgtgtctctgcag GAGACCGAAAGCTTGTTTGCCACTCTGTCACACACAGTGTCAGCCTGTCTCAGCGGGATCCTCCTGATCCAGGTCCTCTGCTACAGGCGCAACACCGCCACCTCTAGAAAGAAGAATGAGTAG
- the LOC116700647 gene encoding transmembrane 4 L6 family member 4, giving the protein MCTGKCSRCIAFTLYPLALISIICNIVLFFPGWDIKYAKDGHITEEVKYMGGLIGGGAMVLIAAIYINLTEAQGCCGNRFGMFLSIAFAAVGVAGALYSFIVAVLGLNNGPLCYDDGKWTTPFKNSNSTYLANHKLWAECEEPKNVVQFNIGLFLTLMATSCLQAVLCAIQMINGLFGCLFGLCVKKES; this is encoded by the exons ATGTGTACTGGAAAATGTTCCCGTTGTATTGCTTTTACTCTGTACCCTTTAGCACTCATATCCATCATCTGtaacattgtgttgttctttcCTGGCTGGGACATCAAGTATGCCAAAGATGGACACATCACTGAGGAGGTCAAATACATGGGGGGACTCATTGGAGGGGGTGCAATG GTGTTGATCGCAGCAATATACATCAACTTGACTGAAGCTCAGGGGTGCTGTGGAAATCGCTTTGGG ATGTTCTTATCAATTGCATTCGCTGCGGTTGGCGTGGCCGGGGCCCTGTACAGTTTCATCGTGGCAGTGCTCGGTTTGAATAATGGGCCCCTCTGCTATGATGATGGGAAGTGGACGACACCTTTTAAAAACAG TAATTCCACCTACCTGGCCAACCATAAGTTGTGGGCAGAATGTGAAGAGCCAAAGAACGTGGTGCAGTTCAACATCGGGCTGTTCCTCACCCTGATGGCGACCAGCTGTCTGCAGGCGGTGCTCTGTGCCATTCAGATGATCAACGGGCTGTTTGGTTGCCTGTTTGGACTCTGCGTCAAAAAG GAATCATAA
- the tm4sf21a gene encoding transmembrane 4 L6 family member 1, whose translation MCTGKCSRCIAVTLYPLALISIICNIVLFFPGGDVKYAKDGHITEEVKYMGGLIGGGVMVLIPALYIHLTGKEGCCGNRCGMFLSIAFAALGVAGALYSLIVAVLGLQNGPLCKVLLIWLTPFKNRDPSYLTDDSWWGTCTEPKNIVQFNIGLFATLLATSCLQLVLCAIQMINGLFGCLCGTCANKGPL comes from the exons ATGTGTACTGGAAAATGTTCCCGTTGTATTGCTGTTACTCTGTACCCATTAGCTCTTATATCGATCATCTGtaacattgtattgttcttcCCTGGTGGGGACGTAAAGTATGCCAAAGATGGACACATCACTGAGGAGGTGAAATACATGGGGGGACTCATTGGAGGGGGTGTAATG GTGTTGATCCCAGCACTTTACATCCACTTGACAGGAAAAGAGGGGTGCTGTGGAAATCGCTGTGGG ATGTTCTTATCGATTGCATTTGCTGCATTGGGTGTGGCTGGTGCCCTGTACAGTTTAATTGTGGCAGTGCTCGGTTTGCAGAATGGGCCTCTCTGCAAAGTTCTTCTGATTTGGTTAACACCTTTTAAAAACAG GGACCCGAGCTACCTGACTGATGACAGTTGGTGGGGAACATGCACAGAGCCTAAGAACATTGTGCAGTTCAACATTGGACTGTTTGCGACTCTGTTGGCCACAAGCTGTCTGCAGCTGGTTCTCTGTGCCATTCAGATGATCAACGGGCTCTTTGGCTGCCTGTGTGGAACCTGCGCCAACAAAGGG CCACTGTGA
- the slc25a15b gene encoding solute carrier family 25 member 15b: protein MAPQPVVQAIIDLSAGAVGGAACVFSGQPLDTAKVKMQTFPTMYRGFIHCISSTYKQVGIRGLYQGTTPALMANIAENSVLFMSYGFCQQVIRFTAGLPSEAVLSDMQKASAGSVASIFSSLVLCPTELVKCRLQAMYEMEASGKITKSDNTMWSVVKSIMRHEGPQGFFQGLTTTIAREVPGYFCFFGAYELSRTTFADYMKCDRDDIGVAPIVFSGGFGGACLWLVVYPFDCVKSRIQVMSMTGKQAGFFKTFMTIARTEGTRALYSGLTPTMVRTFPANGALFLGYEASRKLMMKQYDS from the exons ATGGCCCCACAGCCAGTGGTCCAGGCCATCATTGACCTCTCTGCAGGAGCCGTAG GGGGAGCTGCATGTGTCTTTAGCGGGCAGCCTCTAGACACGGCAAAGGTCAAGATGCAGACCTTTCCTACAATGTACCGGGGTTTCATCCACTGCATCTCGTCCACCTACAAACAAGTGGGTATACGTGGTCTCTACCAGGGCACCACACCGGCACTGATGGCCAACATTGCCGAGAACTCCGTGCTCTTCATGAGCTACGGCTTCTGCCAGCAGGTCATCCGTTTCACGGCTGGACTGCCCAGTGAAGCTGTCCTAAG TGACATGCAAAAAGCCTCTGCTGGCTCAGTAGCATCCATTTTCTCTTCGCTAGTACTCTGCCCCACTGAGCTCGTCAAGTGTCGGCTGCAAGCCATGTATGAAATGGAGGCATCAGGCAAGATTACTAAGAGCGACAA TACGATGTGGTCAGTGGTGAAATCCATCATGAGGCATGAGGGTCCGCAAGGCTTCTTCCAGGGCCTGACCACCACCATAGCCAGAGAAGTCCCCGGTTACTTTTGCTTCTTCGGTGCCTATGAGCTCTCCCGCACCACCTTTGCCGACTACATGAAGTGTGACCGAGACGACATAG GTGTGGCCCCAATCGTGTTCAGCGGTGGTTTCGGGGGGGCGTGCCTGTGGCTGGTGGTGTATCCCTTTGACTGTGTCAAGTCTCGGATCCAGGTGATGTCTATGACGGGAAAACAAGCAGGGTTTTTCAAAACCTTCATGACCATCGCTCGTACTGAAG GTACGAGGGCACTCTACTCTGGTCTTACCCCCACCATGGTCCGCACCTTCCCTGCTAACGGAGCGCTGTTCCTGGGTTATGAGGCCAGCCGGAAGCTCATGATGAAGCAGTACGACAGCTGA